A part of Capsicum annuum cultivar UCD-10X-F1 chromosome 6, UCD10Xv1.1, whole genome shotgun sequence genomic DNA contains:
- the LOC107875319 gene encoding uncharacterized protein LOC107875319 isoform X6 yields MVNLFDLNSGVAGNKLLTDKPHGSLSRSQSDVVRMYPSGDQIEEKMIVSDLKRNSSNGKSNGTPMKMLIAQEMSKEIDSCQNPPSVVAKLMGLDAFPTRGSVSATRSHFGGHSRCHTDSSFSYCQHEDRSLMEEMHQEFHQCPEQDEYKDVYEVWQQPTKIHCVRSKSPQKARHEETSIDKKVAFVRQKFIEAKCLSIDGNLRQSKEFQEALDVLSSNTDLFLKFLQEPNPMFSQQLQKLKSVPPPPETKRITVLRPTKMVDNIRFGESGNKNEKEVKRATQVVQGNGVDESHCAISPLAPGWNIDENPPQSTRIVVLKPNLSKTPNCRAASSPSSASPRASEAQMKYVNVEDNEVQDLGEVAMGITQKMRENLGGHRRDETLLSSVSSNGYIGDESSFNKSENEYAAGNLSDSEVASPVFRHSWDYINRFVEPYSCSSLSRASYSPESSVSREAKKRLSERWAMVASNGSCPEQRHLRRRSSTLGEMLALSDTKNSGEMEQEISKEEPGTSNSNLMNNSSSAEGIDESPRNLLRSKSVPVSSTEFGTLLNVNAQGPEAGKPNLPEETTKPRSTKLSLKNLLFPRNKKPSKDSGSHLQSNNEVQSGVKSSHCAAKVDPGREFSSADLHKSSGKLASQYLFGEKGIISPEVGLFVSKSFPLENQGESQDQPSPVSVLDTTFEEDEHPISSSRTKPDHHAGGKLSVDPIRCNLIDKSPPIGSISRTLSWNDSCLDTASSVPLRPSFSTWQTEEEEKECFSFVQTLLTVAGLDEVQSDAFLLMWHSRESPLDPSIREKYVDLNEKDILHVARRRQRRSTRKLVFDCVNAALMEIAGYGPDTCQRAVPHSGVGNNLPGGAKLILVDQVWTRMKEWFSSDVKCLFGDDEDGNSLVVDGMVRKEVVGKGWLQYLRLELDNVGTEIERELLEELVHESVIELTGRV; encoded by the exons ATGGTGAACCTTTTCGATTTAAATTCTGGGGTGGCAGGAAACAAGCTTCTTACTGATAAACCACATG GCTCTCTTTCGAGGAGCCAATCAGATGTTGTCAGGATGTATCCATCTGGGGATCAAATAGAGGAAAAAATG ATTGTTTCAGATTTGAAGAGAAACAGTTCAAACGGGAAATCAAATGGAACACCAATGAAGATGCTTATAGCCCAAGAGATGTCCAAGGAAATTGATTCTTGCCAGAATCCACCTAGTGTTGTTGCCAAGTTGATGGGCCTTGATGCTTTTCCAACTCGGGGATCTGTTTCAGCTACGAGAAGTCATTTTGGAGGTCATTCTCGATGTCATACCGATTCCTCTTTCAGTTATTGCCAGCATGAAGACAGATCCTTGATGGAAGAAATGCATCAGGAATTTCATCAATGTCCAGAACAGGATGAATATAAAGATGTGTATGAAGTTTGGCAGCAACCCACTAAGATACACTGTGTGAGAAGCAAATCTCCCCAAAAGGCAAGACATGAAGAAACCAGTATTGACAAGAAGGTAGCTTTTGTTCGTCAGAAGTTCATTGAAGCTAAATGCCTATCTATAGATGGAAATCTTCGCCAGTCTAAGGAATTCCAAGAAGCATTGGACGTTTTAAGTTCCAACACAgatttattcctcaagtttctgCAAGAACCCAATCCAATGTTTTCTCAGCAGTTACAAAAGTTGAAGTCCGTACCTCCTCCTCCTGAGACAAAACGGATAACTGTTCTTAGACCAACAAAGATGGTGGATAATATTAGATTTGGTGAATCAggaaacaaaaatgaaaaagaggtgAAGCGAGCCACCCAGGTGGTTCAGGGAAACGGGGTAGATGAAAGCCATTGTGCTATTTCCCCTCTTGCGCCAGGTTGgaatattgatgaaaatcccCCTCAGTCGACAAGGATAGTGGTGTTGAAACCCAACCTTAGCAAGACACCCAACTGCAGAGCTGCAAGTTCTCCATCTTCAGCATCACCGAGAGCATCAGAAGCTCAAATGAAGTATGTAAACGTAGAGGATAATGAAGTTCAGGATTTGGGAGAAGTGGCCATGGGCATAACACAGAAGATGCGAGAAAACCTTGGTGGACACAGAAGAGATGAAACCTTGCTTTCTTCTGTGTCTTCCAATGGCTACATTGGTGATGAAAGTTCATTTAACAAGTCTGAAAATGAGTATGCAGCAGGAAATCTCAGTGATTCAGAAGTCGCATCACCCGTTTTTAGGCACTCCTGGGATTACATTAATAGATTTGTCGAGCCCTACTCTTGCTCCTCCTTGAGCCGTGCATCTTATTCCCCGGAATCTTCAGTTTCCAGGGAAGCCAAGAAGCGACTTTCAGAGAGATGGGCAATGGTGGCATCTAATGGAAGTTGTCCAGAACAAAGACATCTGCGAAGAAGGTCCAGTACATTAGGTGAGATGCTTGCCCTTTCTGACACGAAGAATTCTGGAGAAATGGAGCAGGAGATTAGCAAAGAAGAGCCCGGAACTTCAAATTCCAACTTGATGAACAATTCCAGTAGTGCTGAAGGCATTGATGAGTCACCAAGGAACCTCTTGCGTTCTAAATCTGTTCCTGTATCTTCGACTGAATTTGGTACGCTGTTGAATGTGAATGCTCAAGGTCCTGAGGCAGGAAAACCCAACCTGCCCGAAGAGACAACAAAGCCAAGAAGCACAAAATTGTCACTGAAAAATCTGTTGTTCCCAAGGAACAAAAAACCAAGCAAAGACAGTGGGAGCCATCTGCAATCCAACAATGAAGTGCAGTCTGGTGTTAAGTCTTCACATTGTGCTGCAAAAGTTGATCCGGGGCGTGAGTTCTCGTCAGCCGATCTTCACAAATCATCAGGCAAACTAGCTTCCCAGTATTTGTTTGGGGAGAAAGGCATAATTTCTCCTGAG GTTGGCCTATTTGTATCGAAATCTTTTCCTTTGGAAAACCAAGGTGAGAGTCAGGACCAACCAAGTCCAGTATCTGTTTTGGATACAACATTTGAAGAGGATGAACATCCAATATCCTCTAGCAGGACGAAGCCAGATCATCATG CAGGTGGTAAGTTGTCTGTTGACCCTATAAGGTGCAATCTCATTGACAAATCTCCTCCAATAGGATCAATTTCTCGTACTCTGTCATGGAACGATTCCTGCTTAGATACGGCCAGTTCAGTTCCTTTAAGACCATCCTTTTCCACTTGGCAGacagaggaagaagaaaaagaatgctTCTCTTTTGTTCAAACATTATTAACGGTGGCTGGCCTTGATGAAGTACAATCTGATGCATTCTTATTGATGTGGCATTCGCGTGAAAGCCCTTTGGATCCatcaataagagaaaagtatgttgATCTGAACGAGAAGGATATACTACACGTGGCCAGGCGAAGACAAAGGAGATCAACCCGAAAACTTGTGTTTGATTGTGTAAATGCAGCGCTGATGGAAATTGCAGGATATGGGCCAGACACTTGCCAAAGAGCCGTGCCTCATAGTGGGGTCGGTAATAATCTCCCAGGAGGAGCTAAATTGATATTGGTGGACCAGGTCTGGACCCGAATGAAAGAATGGTTTTCTAGTGACGTGAAATGTCTCTTTGGTGATGATGAGGACGGTAACAGCCTGGTGGTGGATGGAATGGTGAGGAAAGAGGTTGTAGGGAAGGGGTGGCTTCAATATTTGAGATTAGAATTAGACAATGTAGGAACGGAAATTGAAAGGGAGTTGCTGGAAGAGCTTGTGCATGAATCGGTCATTGAATTGACAGGTAGAGTGTGA
- the LOC107875319 gene encoding uncharacterized protein LOC107875319 isoform X2, whose amino-acid sequence MNGFENGKNCNLDKPFPGCLGRMVNLFDLNSGVAGNKLLTDKPHGSLSRSQSDVVRMYPSGDQIEEKMIVSDLKRNSSNGKSNGTPMKMLIAQEMSKEIDSCQNPPSVVAKLMGLDAFPTRGSVSATRSHFGGHSRCHTDSSFSYCQHEDRSLMEEMHQEFHQCPEQDEYKDVYEVWQQPTKIHCVRSKSPQKARHEETSIDKKVAFVRQKFIEAKCLSIDGNLRQSKEFQEALDVLSSNTDLFLKFLQEPNPMFSQQLQKLKSVPPPPETKRITVLRPTKMVDNIRFGESGNKNEKEVKRATQVVQGNGVDESHCAISPLAPGWNIDENPPQSTRIVVLKPNLSKTPNCRAASSPSSASPRASEAQMKYVNVEDNEVQDLGEVAMGITQKMRENLGGHRRDETLLSSVSSNGYIGDESSFNKSENEYAAGNLSDSEVASPVFRHSWDYINRFVEPYSCSSLSRASYSPESSVSREAKKRLSERWAMVASNGSCPEQRHLRRRSSTLGEMLALSDTKNSGEMEQEISKEEPGTSNSNLMNNSSSAEGIDESPRNLLRSKSVPVSSTEFGTLLNVNAQGPEAGKPNLPEETTKPRSTKLSLKNLLFPRNKKPSKDSGSHLQSNNEVQSGVKSSHCAAKVDPGREFSSADLHKSSGKLASQYLFGEKGIISPEVGLFVSKSFPLENQGESQDQPSPVSVLDTTFEEDEHPISSSRTKPDHHAGGKLSVDPIRCNLIDKSPPIGSISRTLSWNDSCLDTASSVPLRPSFSTWQTEEEEKECFSFVQTLLTVAGLDEVQSDAFLLMWHSRESPLDPSIREKYVDLNEKDILHVARRRQRRSTRKLVFDCVNAALMEIAGYGPDTCQRAVPHSGVGNNLPGGAKLILVDQVWTRMKEWFSSDVKCLFGDDEDGNSLVVDGMVRKEVVGKGWLQYLRLELDNVGTEIERELLEELVHESVIELTGRV is encoded by the exons ATGAATGGGTTTGAGAATGGTAAAAATTGCAATCTTGATAAACCTTTTCCAGGATGCTTGGGACGAATGGTGAACCTTTTCGATTTAAATTCTGGGGTGGCAGGAAACAAGCTTCTTACTGATAAACCACATG GCTCTCTTTCGAGGAGCCAATCAGATGTTGTCAGGATGTATCCATCTGGGGATCAAATAGAGGAAAAAATG ATTGTTTCAGATTTGAAGAGAAACAGTTCAAACGGGAAATCAAATGGAACACCAATGAAGATGCTTATAGCCCAAGAGATGTCCAAGGAAATTGATTCTTGCCAGAATCCACCTAGTGTTGTTGCCAAGTTGATGGGCCTTGATGCTTTTCCAACTCGGGGATCTGTTTCAGCTACGAGAAGTCATTTTGGAGGTCATTCTCGATGTCATACCGATTCCTCTTTCAGTTATTGCCAGCATGAAGACAGATCCTTGATGGAAGAAATGCATCAGGAATTTCATCAATGTCCAGAACAGGATGAATATAAAGATGTGTATGAAGTTTGGCAGCAACCCACTAAGATACACTGTGTGAGAAGCAAATCTCCCCAAAAGGCAAGACATGAAGAAACCAGTATTGACAAGAAGGTAGCTTTTGTTCGTCAGAAGTTCATTGAAGCTAAATGCCTATCTATAGATGGAAATCTTCGCCAGTCTAAGGAATTCCAAGAAGCATTGGACGTTTTAAGTTCCAACACAgatttattcctcaagtttctgCAAGAACCCAATCCAATGTTTTCTCAGCAGTTACAAAAGTTGAAGTCCGTACCTCCTCCTCCTGAGACAAAACGGATAACTGTTCTTAGACCAACAAAGATGGTGGATAATATTAGATTTGGTGAATCAggaaacaaaaatgaaaaagaggtgAAGCGAGCCACCCAGGTGGTTCAGGGAAACGGGGTAGATGAAAGCCATTGTGCTATTTCCCCTCTTGCGCCAGGTTGgaatattgatgaaaatcccCCTCAGTCGACAAGGATAGTGGTGTTGAAACCCAACCTTAGCAAGACACCCAACTGCAGAGCTGCAAGTTCTCCATCTTCAGCATCACCGAGAGCATCAGAAGCTCAAATGAAGTATGTAAACGTAGAGGATAATGAAGTTCAGGATTTGGGAGAAGTGGCCATGGGCATAACACAGAAGATGCGAGAAAACCTTGGTGGACACAGAAGAGATGAAACCTTGCTTTCTTCTGTGTCTTCCAATGGCTACATTGGTGATGAAAGTTCATTTAACAAGTCTGAAAATGAGTATGCAGCAGGAAATCTCAGTGATTCAGAAGTCGCATCACCCGTTTTTAGGCACTCCTGGGATTACATTAATAGATTTGTCGAGCCCTACTCTTGCTCCTCCTTGAGCCGTGCATCTTATTCCCCGGAATCTTCAGTTTCCAGGGAAGCCAAGAAGCGACTTTCAGAGAGATGGGCAATGGTGGCATCTAATGGAAGTTGTCCAGAACAAAGACATCTGCGAAGAAGGTCCAGTACATTAGGTGAGATGCTTGCCCTTTCTGACACGAAGAATTCTGGAGAAATGGAGCAGGAGATTAGCAAAGAAGAGCCCGGAACTTCAAATTCCAACTTGATGAACAATTCCAGTAGTGCTGAAGGCATTGATGAGTCACCAAGGAACCTCTTGCGTTCTAAATCTGTTCCTGTATCTTCGACTGAATTTGGTACGCTGTTGAATGTGAATGCTCAAGGTCCTGAGGCAGGAAAACCCAACCTGCCCGAAGAGACAACAAAGCCAAGAAGCACAAAATTGTCACTGAAAAATCTGTTGTTCCCAAGGAACAAAAAACCAAGCAAAGACAGTGGGAGCCATCTGCAATCCAACAATGAAGTGCAGTCTGGTGTTAAGTCTTCACATTGTGCTGCAAAAGTTGATCCGGGGCGTGAGTTCTCGTCAGCCGATCTTCACAAATCATCAGGCAAACTAGCTTCCCAGTATTTGTTTGGGGAGAAAGGCATAATTTCTCCTGAG GTTGGCCTATTTGTATCGAAATCTTTTCCTTTGGAAAACCAAGGTGAGAGTCAGGACCAACCAAGTCCAGTATCTGTTTTGGATACAACATTTGAAGAGGATGAACATCCAATATCCTCTAGCAGGACGAAGCCAGATCATCATG CAGGTGGTAAGTTGTCTGTTGACCCTATAAGGTGCAATCTCATTGACAAATCTCCTCCAATAGGATCAATTTCTCGTACTCTGTCATGGAACGATTCCTGCTTAGATACGGCCAGTTCAGTTCCTTTAAGACCATCCTTTTCCACTTGGCAGacagaggaagaagaaaaagaatgctTCTCTTTTGTTCAAACATTATTAACGGTGGCTGGCCTTGATGAAGTACAATCTGATGCATTCTTATTGATGTGGCATTCGCGTGAAAGCCCTTTGGATCCatcaataagagaaaagtatgttgATCTGAACGAGAAGGATATACTACACGTGGCCAGGCGAAGACAAAGGAGATCAACCCGAAAACTTGTGTTTGATTGTGTAAATGCAGCGCTGATGGAAATTGCAGGATATGGGCCAGACACTTGCCAAAGAGCCGTGCCTCATAGTGGGGTCGGTAATAATCTCCCAGGAGGAGCTAAATTGATATTGGTGGACCAGGTCTGGACCCGAATGAAAGAATGGTTTTCTAGTGACGTGAAATGTCTCTTTGGTGATGATGAGGACGGTAACAGCCTGGTGGTGGATGGAATGGTGAGGAAAGAGGTTGTAGGGAAGGGGTGGCTTCAATATTTGAGATTAGAATTAGACAATGTAGGAACGGAAATTGAAAGGGAGTTGCTGGAAGAGCTTGTGCATGAATCGGTCATTGAATTGACAGGTAGAGTGTGA
- the LOC107875319 gene encoding uncharacterized protein LOC107875319 isoform X4: protein MNGFENGKNCNLDKPFPGCLGRMVNLFDLNSGVAGNKLLTDKPHGSLSRSQSDVVRMYPSGDQIEEKMIVSDLKRNSSNGKSNGTPMKMLIAQEMSKEIDSCQNPPSVVAKLMGLDAFPTRGSVSATRSHFGGHSRCHTDSSFSYCQHEDRSLMEEMHQEFHQCPEQDEYKDVYEVWQQPTKIHCVRSKSPQKARHEETSIDKKVAFVRQKFIEAKCLSIDGNLRQSKEFQEALDVLSSNTDLFLKFLQEPNPMFSQQLQKLKSVPPPPETKRITVLRPTKMVDNIRFGESGNKNEKEVKRATQVVQGNGVDESHCAISPLAPGWNIDENPPQSTRIVVLKPNLSKTPNCRAASSPSSASPRASEAQMKYVNVEDNEVQDLGEVAMGITQKMRENLGGHRRDETLLSSVSSNGYIGDESSFNKSENEYAAGNLSDSEVASPVFRHSWDYINRFVEPYSCSSLSRASYSPESSVSREAKKRLSERWAMVASNGSCPEQRHLRRRSSTLGEMLALSDTKNSGEMEQEISKEEPGTSNSNLMNNSSSAEGIDESPRNLLRSKSVPVSSTEFGTLLNVNAQGPEAGKPNLPEETTKPRSTKLSLKNLLFPRNKKPSKDSGSHLQSNNEVQSGVKSSHCAAKVDPGREFSSADLHKSSGKLASQYLFGEKGIISPEVGLFVSKSFPLENQGESQDQPSPVSVLDTTFEEDEHPISSSRTKPDHHGGKLSVDPIRCNLIDKSPPIGSISRTLSWNDSCLDTASSVPLRPSFSTWQTEEEEKECFSFVQTLLTVAGLDEVQSDAFLLMWHSRESPLDPSIREKYVDLNEKDILHVARRRQRRSTRKLVFDCVNAALMEIAGYGPDTCQRAVPHSGVGNNLPGGAKLILVDQVWTRMKEWFSSDVKCLFGDDEDGNSLVVDGMVRKEVVGKGWLQYLRLELDNVGTEIERELLEELVHESVIELTGRV from the exons ATGAATGGGTTTGAGAATGGTAAAAATTGCAATCTTGATAAACCTTTTCCAGGATGCTTGGGACGAATGGTGAACCTTTTCGATTTAAATTCTGGGGTGGCAGGAAACAAGCTTCTTACTGATAAACCACATG GCTCTCTTTCGAGGAGCCAATCAGATGTTGTCAGGATGTATCCATCTGGGGATCAAATAGAGGAAAAAATG ATTGTTTCAGATTTGAAGAGAAACAGTTCAAACGGGAAATCAAATGGAACACCAATGAAGATGCTTATAGCCCAAGAGATGTCCAAGGAAATTGATTCTTGCCAGAATCCACCTAGTGTTGTTGCCAAGTTGATGGGCCTTGATGCTTTTCCAACTCGGGGATCTGTTTCAGCTACGAGAAGTCATTTTGGAGGTCATTCTCGATGTCATACCGATTCCTCTTTCAGTTATTGCCAGCATGAAGACAGATCCTTGATGGAAGAAATGCATCAGGAATTTCATCAATGTCCAGAACAGGATGAATATAAAGATGTGTATGAAGTTTGGCAGCAACCCACTAAGATACACTGTGTGAGAAGCAAATCTCCCCAAAAGGCAAGACATGAAGAAACCAGTATTGACAAGAAGGTAGCTTTTGTTCGTCAGAAGTTCATTGAAGCTAAATGCCTATCTATAGATGGAAATCTTCGCCAGTCTAAGGAATTCCAAGAAGCATTGGACGTTTTAAGTTCCAACACAgatttattcctcaagtttctgCAAGAACCCAATCCAATGTTTTCTCAGCAGTTACAAAAGTTGAAGTCCGTACCTCCTCCTCCTGAGACAAAACGGATAACTGTTCTTAGACCAACAAAGATGGTGGATAATATTAGATTTGGTGAATCAggaaacaaaaatgaaaaagaggtgAAGCGAGCCACCCAGGTGGTTCAGGGAAACGGGGTAGATGAAAGCCATTGTGCTATTTCCCCTCTTGCGCCAGGTTGgaatattgatgaaaatcccCCTCAGTCGACAAGGATAGTGGTGTTGAAACCCAACCTTAGCAAGACACCCAACTGCAGAGCTGCAAGTTCTCCATCTTCAGCATCACCGAGAGCATCAGAAGCTCAAATGAAGTATGTAAACGTAGAGGATAATGAAGTTCAGGATTTGGGAGAAGTGGCCATGGGCATAACACAGAAGATGCGAGAAAACCTTGGTGGACACAGAAGAGATGAAACCTTGCTTTCTTCTGTGTCTTCCAATGGCTACATTGGTGATGAAAGTTCATTTAACAAGTCTGAAAATGAGTATGCAGCAGGAAATCTCAGTGATTCAGAAGTCGCATCACCCGTTTTTAGGCACTCCTGGGATTACATTAATAGATTTGTCGAGCCCTACTCTTGCTCCTCCTTGAGCCGTGCATCTTATTCCCCGGAATCTTCAGTTTCCAGGGAAGCCAAGAAGCGACTTTCAGAGAGATGGGCAATGGTGGCATCTAATGGAAGTTGTCCAGAACAAAGACATCTGCGAAGAAGGTCCAGTACATTAGGTGAGATGCTTGCCCTTTCTGACACGAAGAATTCTGGAGAAATGGAGCAGGAGATTAGCAAAGAAGAGCCCGGAACTTCAAATTCCAACTTGATGAACAATTCCAGTAGTGCTGAAGGCATTGATGAGTCACCAAGGAACCTCTTGCGTTCTAAATCTGTTCCTGTATCTTCGACTGAATTTGGTACGCTGTTGAATGTGAATGCTCAAGGTCCTGAGGCAGGAAAACCCAACCTGCCCGAAGAGACAACAAAGCCAAGAAGCACAAAATTGTCACTGAAAAATCTGTTGTTCCCAAGGAACAAAAAACCAAGCAAAGACAGTGGGAGCCATCTGCAATCCAACAATGAAGTGCAGTCTGGTGTTAAGTCTTCACATTGTGCTGCAAAAGTTGATCCGGGGCGTGAGTTCTCGTCAGCCGATCTTCACAAATCATCAGGCAAACTAGCTTCCCAGTATTTGTTTGGGGAGAAAGGCATAATTTCTCCTGAG GTTGGCCTATTTGTATCGAAATCTTTTCCTTTGGAAAACCAAGGTGAGAGTCAGGACCAACCAAGTCCAGTATCTGTTTTGGATACAACATTTGAAGAGGATGAACATCCAATATCCTCTAGCAGGACGAAGCCAGATCATCATG GTGGTAAGTTGTCTGTTGACCCTATAAGGTGCAATCTCATTGACAAATCTCCTCCAATAGGATCAATTTCTCGTACTCTGTCATGGAACGATTCCTGCTTAGATACGGCCAGTTCAGTTCCTTTAAGACCATCCTTTTCCACTTGGCAGacagaggaagaagaaaaagaatgctTCTCTTTTGTTCAAACATTATTAACGGTGGCTGGCCTTGATGAAGTACAATCTGATGCATTCTTATTGATGTGGCATTCGCGTGAAAGCCCTTTGGATCCatcaataagagaaaagtatgttgATCTGAACGAGAAGGATATACTACACGTGGCCAGGCGAAGACAAAGGAGATCAACCCGAAAACTTGTGTTTGATTGTGTAAATGCAGCGCTGATGGAAATTGCAGGATATGGGCCAGACACTTGCCAAAGAGCCGTGCCTCATAGTGGGGTCGGTAATAATCTCCCAGGAGGAGCTAAATTGATATTGGTGGACCAGGTCTGGACCCGAATGAAAGAATGGTTTTCTAGTGACGTGAAATGTCTCTTTGGTGATGATGAGGACGGTAACAGCCTGGTGGTGGATGGAATGGTGAGGAAAGAGGTTGTAGGGAAGGGGTGGCTTCAATATTTGAGATTAGAATTAGACAATGTAGGAACGGAAATTGAAAGGGAGTTGCTGGAAGAGCTTGTGCATGAATCGGTCATTGAATTGACAGGTAGAGTGTGA